The following are encoded together in the Glycine max cultivar Williams 82 chromosome 8, Glycine_max_v4.0, whole genome shotgun sequence genome:
- the LOC100779814 gene encoding spermidine hydroxycinnamoyl transferase produces the protein MVVTIVASHCVVPNQETPKVRLWLSDSDQVVRLGHTPTIYVYKAKHNTKTIERMKTSLGKILVYYYPVAGRLNLSDSGRMELDCNAKGVTLLEAETTKSLGDYGDFSPSESIKEELVPQIDYTQPLEELPLLFVQLTRFKDGESFAIGVACSHTLADGLSAIQFINSWAKVARGETLEPHEVPFLDRTVLKLQHSPSAPCFDHPELKPLPLKLGSSDSIAEENKKTCAVLLKLTPEQVGKLKKKANDQPMKEGSRVRPYSRFEAIAAHIWRCACKARELDEKQPTLVRFNGDIRSRLIPPLPRTYFGNALAATVTPRCYVGETLSKPLSYAAQKVREAIEMLTNEYIRSQLDIVLGEEQLDCIKALFSGQGERRNAPFAGNPNLQITSWMSMPVYEADFGWGKPMYFGLAYVSAQDRAVILLSPHGDGSVIVSMHFQIAHMQLFKKYFYENI, from the coding sequence ATGGTAGTAACCATTGTAGCTTCTCATTGTGTTGTTCCAAACCAAGAAACACCCAAGGTTCGTTTATGGTTATCAGATAGTGACCAAGTAGTGCGTTTAGGTCATACACCCACTATATATGTTTACAAAGCAAAACACAACACCAAAACCATAGAGAGAATGAAAACCTCACTTGGCAAGATTTTGGTGTACTACTATCCAGTTGCTGGAAGATTGAACTTATCAGATAGTGGTCGAATGGAATTGGATTGCAACGCAAAGGGAGTGACACTTCTTGAAGCTGAAACCACAAAGTCATTGGGTGATTATGGAGATTTTTCACCTTCTGAGTCCATCAAGGAAGAGCTTGTTCCACAAATTGATTATACTCAACCCTTAGAGGAGCTTCCTTTGTTGTTTGTGCAATTGACAAGATTCAAAGATGGTGAAAGCTTTGCCATTGGAGTTGCCTGCTCCCATACGTTGGCTGATGGTCTTAGTGCAATTCAATTCATCAATTCATGGGCAAAGGTAGCTCGAGGAGAGACACTAGAGCCACATGAAGTGCCATTTCTTGATAGAACagttctcaaactccaacactctCCATCAGCACCATGCTTTGATCACCCAGAACTGAAGCCACTACCACTCAAACTAGGAAGTTCTGATAGCATTGCTGAGGAAAACAAGAAGACATGTGCTGTATTACTGAAACTAACACCAGAGCAAGTGGGGAAGCTGAAAAAGAAGGCCAATGACCAACCCATGAAAGAAGGGTCAAGAGTAAGACCTTATAGCAGATTTGAAGCTATTGCTGCTCATATATGGAGATGTGCATGTAAGGCTCGTGAACTTGATGAGAAACAACCAACCCTAGTTCGGTTCAACGGTGACATTCGCAGCAGACTAATTCCACCTCTTCCTAGGACTTACTTTGGGAATGCTTTGGCAGCAACAGTTACACCCAGATGTTATGTTGGAGAAACCTTGTCAAAACCATTGAGCTATGCTGCCCAAAAAGTAAGAGAAGCAATTGAAATGCTTACGAATGAGTACATAAGGTCACAGCTAGACATTGTATTAGGTGAGGAGCAATTGGATTGCATAAAGGCTTTATTCTCGGGACAAGGAGAACGTAGGAATGCACCATTTGCAGGGAATCCGAATCTTCAAATCACAAGCTGGATGAGCATGCCAGTGTATGAAGCAGATTTTGGTTGGGGAAAGCCTATGTATTTTGGTTTGGCATATGTGTCTGCACAAGATAGGGCAGTGATTCTTCTAAGTCCTCATGGGGATGGATCCGTTATTGTGTCCATGCACTTCCAAATAGCACATATGCAACTCTTCAAGAAATACTTCTACGAGAATATATGA